DNA sequence from the Tachysurus fulvidraco isolate hzauxx_2018 chromosome 1, HZAU_PFXX_2.0, whole genome shotgun sequence genome:
CTCAGTGGTTGCTCAGGCAACGCAGAGATCACGGCGCATGTTAATGTCGTCATCACCGAGCGgcggtgtttataataaaagtaGAGAAATGGACGCATGATTGGGGATTTAAAATGGCATTTAATAGATCGTGCTACATGCTCTTTACAAGGAAGAGAAATGTATGGAATATACAGATTAAATTATATTCCCATAGCATGGAAAGAGTaacaatgtttaaatatttaggaTTATGGTTCgatgagaaatacacacacacacacacacacacacacacacacacacacacacacacacaccgaaaataaaagaaaatgtataactTATAACTTTCCAAAActttaatatttgaatatatatatatatatatatatatatatatatatatatatatatatatatataaatatatatatatatatatataattatacaatgtagtgcAAGTGACATATATTAAATAGTCTGTGCATAatttaaatgagtgtgtgtgtgtgtgtgtgtgtgtgtgtgtgtgtgtgtgtgtgtgtgtgtgtgtgtgtgtgtgtgtgtgtgtgtgtgtgtgtgtgtgtgtgtgtgtgtgtgtgtgtgtgtctgtgtgtgaacgtccagggtgtatcctgcctgtgtgtgtgtgtgtgtgtgtgtgtgtgaacgtccagggtgtatcctgcctgtgtgtgtgtgtgtgtgtgtgtgtgtgtgtgtgtgtgtgtgtgtgtgtgtgtgtgtgtgtgtgtgaacgtccagggtgtatcctgcctcgatgcccgatgaagcctgagataggcacaggttccccgtgacccgaggtagttcggataagcggtagaaaatgaatgaatgaatgaatgagttggGAAAAGAATGGAGTTTGAAAGGGATATCGGGGTTTGGTGAAAAAATGTGGGAATGTGataaagaattatttatttttctaaaagaaTCCGGAATATACCAcagaatatacagtagatgtttgTTTTGTAGGTACATGAAGCCCTGAGGATGCTTATGCTGgtacagtaggtggcggtaatgCACCTAAATAAGTCGGTTGTGACACCAAAGAAGAAGAGTTTTGTTTACTAGAGGAACGTAGTAGCGGAAATGTCTCTGTTTGGATGGAGATCGTGTAAATAAACTTAGGATATTGTTGTTACTTCTCCTACACAGCTAGTCTGAGGTGATTAGATTTCAGGATGCGGTGTGTTTATGGATGTAAACATCATGTACTGGGTTACTTATAGTCATTTATACACGAAGAGCGGCTTAAGGTCTGAAAACTTGTCTTTTTAATCTGCAGtctgtctcttttctgtcttattAACATCTTGTTCGTCACCTTTCATGCTTATGACTAACAAATAAATGGTTCTGAATCTGAGACTGAAATCTTCTtacatttgtgtaaaatatttaataacgaTCAAATGTGTTGTAGTATTGTAGTAAATCTAGCAATATTACTGATTCATTTGCAATAATTCTGCACTAATTATACATATTTCCCTTGTTTTTACtgcattttgaatattttactaaaacgtgatctatctatctatctatctatctatctatctatctatctatctatctatctatctatcattctttgctttatattaatattacacagGTTACATTCTGGACATTTTGAATTTGAGAATACAAACAAGAAGTCATTTTTtgattgtaatatatatatatatatatatattaaatatttgtgataTTTAGTGCCCCCTTCTGGCAGAGAATTATTTGAGAATtacaaataaagttaaatcaaACAAATCCACTTGACCcaaacgtatatatatataataattaagtcaattcaattaaatgtatttatatagcactttataatatatataacctCTAAATATAGAGTTTTATTTACTAGAGGAACGTAGTAGCGGAAATGTCTCTGTTTGGATGGAGATCGTGTAAATAAACTTaggatacatatatatatatatatatatatacatatcccTAGTTATAGTCTTACCATCTTGGTCTGGTGGAAACGTCCTTAAGTTTTCATGGATTTCTTTCGTTTTTAGGAAATGTTTATCAGTGGGGCAGAGATAATTTCCGGTTctgaagaaaatacaaaaaaaaaatacagagctatacatattatattattaagtactgctattattactaataataaaactTCCTCATTTTCTTGTTCTGTAGTGATGGTGGTGTCGTTGGTGTGCCTGTGTGCACGGGAAGTGGTCAGTGATCACAGCTTATCGGCTGCATGGCTGAGCTGTGTGCCGAGAGAGCTGTACAGACCGCTGCTGGACGCGGCGCTCGCTCGGTGTCGCCCGCTGACCATCGGGGAGCTGGTGCAGCGCTGGCCTGAGCGGACTCTCAGCTTCCGAGGACCGAGAAAACGTGACTATCAGCCACCGAACCGGCTGTGTGTCCAGGCCCTGCTGCTGGCTGTGGTCAGGGGATTTTCAGATCAGAGGTACcgacacacaatacacatttgtgtataataatacatttgatttaacaatgtaatatttaacaaatataacaaatacGGGTAACTCCTGAAAGACATCTGTGATGTGAAAGGTAATTTGTCTTACAGATCATTTAACAATGAACGGTTCAGCATATCTTTTTTACATCTGTTAAAATCTTCACTAAATTCTCTCCGTCCCACACGTTGGTCTTAGGTGTCGCCTGCAGCTCCTGGACCTCTGTGGTCTGCAGAGTGAGGATGGTCACTCGGACGATGCCATGGGTGGCTGGTCCCTTACCGTGGCTTTGTGCTCCACGCTGATTCAGGCACGAAATGCCACCTCCCGGAGCAGACGAGACGTccgagagaagaaaaagagagggatgGAGATAGAGCGGGACGGTGTGGCGAAACGAGACCGAGCCGGACTTAAGAAGAAGGAGGATGGGGTGAAGATGGATTGCAGAGATAATGCAGCACCTGAACAAGGTATTCCGTCTCCAGAAGAGGAGAACGTAAAGGGCgtgaggaggaggatggagcTGCAAAGAAGAAGGGGAGCTCAGCCACAGGAGATTCCCAGCAGAGATGACGTTCTGGTGGACATCAGGGCTGATCTCTTTGTCAACGCGCGATCCTGGGAACGCGTCAGCAGCACCCTAAAACTTTCTGGCCCACTTCGGATTCACTGTCGCTTCCTGCGAGTGGAGGAGCTTCCTGCGTCTACCATTGCCTCCCTGCTGCACCTGCTGCCCCAGGAGGAGCTCCTCGGTGTGGACTTGCGCTACTCCAGCCTAGGCATGTCTGGGTTAGCATCGCTGTTGCCCCGCTTGGCTTGGTTTCCTCGACTCGGCTCGCTCCGGCTACACTACTGCAACCTGGACATGCTGCGTGCTCGGCCTGGCCAGCAGGAGGCACTGCAGGAAGTGTCTCGAGGGCTCGGAGGGTTGAAGAAGCTGCGCAGGTTGAGTCTCACCGCTCTTCGTCTTCCGGGACACCTGCGCCTGCTGCTCAGGTAAAACACAACTTCAAAGGTGTTTGGTGTTTGACGTTGACAAATGTCATCTATAAAACATCTGTGCAGATGGATTGGACATGGTATCTGGTACAAGGTCATCAGGtcaacagtttttatttttttttttggttggttggttgtttttgtttgtttttttgatgtTTCAATCAAAATCTAGTAAATAAACTGCTTGGAACACAGTAGCTGGTCAGTGTGTGCAATACAGTGACTGGTCAGTAGGTCGGCTCAGggatgtgtttttaatgacaggttttgtattttaattcacTTTCTGTCGTCTCTGCCCTTCTGCAGCTCTCTGTCGGAGCCTCTGGAGTCTCTGGAGCTACCGTACCTCAGTCTGACATCTGGTGACATGGCGTACCTCTCACGCAGCCCTCATGCATCGTCACTGACTGAGCTGGATCTGAGTGAAAACAGGCTGGACGAGTCGTCTCTTCACTCCCTGCGCTATCTCCTCGCCCGGGCCGAACACTGCCTGACACGCCTCTCTCTGTGCGGCTGTGGACTTTCAGACGGGCCCTTGGGGCAGCTGCTGCCTGCTCTAGGGCAATGCCATGCCCTCCGCAGCCTCCGTTTGGCACTGAATGCGCTCTCCAGGGCAGCGCTGGTGGAGTTGGCACGGACCGCAGCAGGCATCGGCTCCCTAAGGCTCCTCCTCTACCCAAACCCGCTGGAGGAGTACGAGCCTGGGCTGCCCCCTCTACCCTCCAGCGCACAGCTCCTCGACTGGCCTCTTATCGAAGAATCGCACGTTAAAGAGGTCACACTGATGCAGCTGAACGAGGTTTTGAGAGCCAAAGGACGTACGCAGGACCTCTTAATGACCTCCGACCTGATGAAATACAGCACTGACCTAGCAATGGATGATTAAAGGGATAGTTCAGCCAAAAAGGAAACTGTACAGTTTATTTTGAGAAGGATTTACAAGGCTAATGTAGAACCAGAAGCTGACTTGGTATGAATTTAAAACTGTGCATCATGATAAAGTGTAGTACCTGGTGGCTATAAGCTTTCACTATCTGTTAGCTTATGGCCACAAGTTGCTAAAAGTCTGGCTAAATTATTCTTTTATCAGCTCATAACCCACAAGTCTTGTGTAGGTCTGACAGTCGGGCTTCAGGCTTTGTGTCTGGCGCTCATGTTGACGTAAGTTAGGTGCCTACGGTCTGAGAAAGCCGACTATCTTCGCAGTAAGCAGTAAGTGCACCTCGGCATGAGACTGGTGGTCATAGACCTTCAGCTTGTTAAAACATCCATCATCCAAAGCGAGGCATTCTTGAAATGGCAATCAGCATACAGAGTGATACAGAGAGGATAATCTTTATCCTGCTGAGATGAACACAAAGCCCATACAGACAGATACATGCTCATGATCAGAAAACAACAATAAGAACAAAAATTATCGTAACAATCTAAATGTCTTTTGGCACTTTTATCCTACAGATTTCTCCGAGTCTGTCGCCatccagtaaaggaggcgtggcctctgtgtgtgtcagattcaGTGAAttaggcgtggcctctgtgtgtgtgtcagtctcagtgaaggaggcgtggtctctgtgtgtgtcagattaattgaaggaggcgtggtctctgtgtgtcagattaattgaaggaggcgtggtctctgtgtgtgtcagattaattgaaggaggcgtggtctctgtgtgtcagattcagtgaaggaggcgtggtctgtgtgtgtgtcctcagtgAAGGAGGAATGACCCAGTGTCAACATCacaatatatttaaactgcactaAAAATGGTATCTTGTTTAACTGTCCACAATCACAGCAGACTGTAGCTGACGTCAAGGCTTAGAAATAGCGTGTTCACGTTAAACGAGTGAATATTACTctttttcagactttttttGATCTCCACAGTGATGCTGACATCAGAGGGATGTTGTACCTCACACACCTTCATGAAATCAGCTCAACATCAGTGTAGCTCCGGATTTACTCACTCGGTTCACTACAATCACATCAATTAACTCTGATCCTTTTACTTCACAGATCTCCGAGCGCGTCTGTGCAACGTGCCAAAGAATTGTGATGACattgtgtgtacatttgtacaGTTTCAGCACAATCACATACTGTTCTATTTATCTCCATCCATAAGTGTGAAAGAATGACCGGATCCAGAACTAGacttttattctgtatttcctgctttttaataaatacaaaccaAAGTGTTTCTCACCACAAACAAAAGTCTGATCCTTGTGTCTGGGAAAGCTTTTTAGCAGCAACACCGAGGAGCAATTTGAAGTCTTCTTCATGGTGGAGCTTGAGCTGGGTCTATAGTGTCTCTAAAGACTGTATACACTGAGGGATTAACACTTGTCTTCTATGTCATactttatagtttatataaatttcttttttctctgataGCTTTGAAGGTGCCTTTGGTAAAAGAAGGCCATGGTGTGCAGTGAAACGCTACAGTACAAAGATCATTTAAAGGACACATACAAAGTGGAGTTACATGCAGGGAAGTGGGCgatgtttttattaaaggtTACATTTTAAAGGCTCTCGTtttgtctccacacacacacagggatacacagGTACAGGTACCcacacgtacacgttggatgaACTGATTCTACAGCAgctactgatactgtgtgtgtgtgtgtgtgtgtgtgtgtttgtttgtatgtgtatacctgtgtgtgtatgtgtgtgtgtatgtgtttgtgtgtgtgtgtgtgtgtgtatatacctgtgtgtgtgtatgtgtttgtgtgtgtgtgtgtgtttgtttgtatgtgtatacctgtgtgtgtgtgtgtgtgtgtgtgtgtgtatataccggtgtgtgtgtttgtatgtgtataccggtgtgtgtgtttgtatgtgtatacctgtgtgtttgtgtgtgtgtgtgtgtgtgtgtgtgtgtgtgtataccggtgtgtgtgtttgtatgtgtatacctgtgtgtgtgtgtatgtgtataccggtgtgtgtgtgtgtgtatgtgtatacgtgtgtgtgtgtgtttgtatgtgtgtacctgtaacAGTGTATAcctgtgtttatgtatatgtgtgtgtatgtgtctgtacctgtaactgtgtataactgtgtgtttgtatgtatatgtgtgtgtgtgtgtgtgtgtttgtatgtgtatacctgtgtgcgtgtgtgtttgtatgtgtatacctgtgtttgtatgtgtatacctgtgtgtgtgtgtgtgtgtgtgtgtgtgtttgtatgtgtctgtacctgtatctgtgtataactgtggctttgtatgtgtgtagctgtgtataactgtgagtgattgagtacctgtgtgtttgtgcacatttgtctacccgtgtgtgtgtttgtacctgtGTTTGTTAacctctgtatccctgtgtatacctgtgtgtgtttgttgtgttcttGTATGTATTCTGTAAGTACACTAGACTCCTGttaattttatttgagcacTCACAAACGTCTCCCTCATCATTAATCCTCTTCGTCTTTATTCCCACTCTGAAATCGGCTCTGGagaaactgaaaatgaaaaggTGTGAGTGTTATCTGTAGAACTGGACGTAGGATCGCTCCAGCAGGAAGTAGCGATGCGGCGGCATCTCTTTGAGACAGTGAGCCTCTAGAGAGAAGGGGAATGAAGAGGCGGTGACTCgaggcagagggagagacagcagCCGTGTGAAACCTGACAGCGAAGGCCTGGATATCAGTGGAGGCAGCCACAATCCTGTAGGGAGCAAAGTGAtgattaacgtgtgtgtgtgtgtgtgtgtgtgtgtgtgtgtgtgtgtgtgtgcattcctCTGTACAAAGCTACtggatatatttaaataatatgaaCAATAAAAGTGTGAGTCCCAACACAAGCACACCTTGAGGTTCACGTACACGCGTCATACTGTTCGTCTCACCCAGACGATGAAGCGCCTTCCACCTGGAAACACAGGATTGAGCGAAAGGTCAGTAAAACAAATCCTACAATAGTGATCTATGTGGAAGGAGTCCACAGTGTCAGCGCTGTGTAACAGTCAGATTTGGCACAAGctgtatggttgtgtgtgtgagtgtgtgtgtgtgtgtgtgtgtgtatgtatacagtatatacacctttgagtgtgtgtaaatgtattaattgcatgtgtttgtacctgtgtatatgtacctgtgtgtgggtatgtgtgtgttatatgtatatattgtatacctgtgtgtgtgtgtgtgtgtgtgtgtgtgtgtgtgtgtgcgcctgtatgggtgtgtgtgtgtgcctgtatgggtgtgtgtgtgtgtgtgtgtgtgcgtgtgtgtgtgtgtgtgtgtgtgtgtgtgtgtgtgcctgtatgggtgtgtgtgtgtgtgtgtgtgtgtgtgcctgtatgggtgtgtgtgtgtgtgtgtgtgtatgtacctgtatgggtgtgtgtgtgtgtgtgtgtgtgtgtgtgtgtgtgtgtgtgtgtgtgtgtgtgtttctgtagctgtttgggtgtgtgtgtgtgtgtgtgtgtgtgcctgtatgggtgtgtgtgtgtgtgtgtgtgtgtgcctgtatgggtgtgtgtgtgtgtgtgtgtgtgtgtgtgtgtgtgtgtgtgtgtgtgtgtgcctgtatgggtgtgtgtgtgtgtctgtatgggtgtgtgtctgtatgggtgtgtgtgtgtgtgtgtgtgtgtgcctgtatgggtgtgtgtgtgtgtctgtatgggtgtgtgtgtgtgtgtgtgtgtgtgtgtatgtacctgtatgggtgtgtgtgtgtgtgtgtgtgtgtgtgtgtgtgtgtatgtacctgtatgggtgtgtgtgtgtgtgtgtgtgtgtgtgtgtacctgtatgtgtgtgtttcctgcacTACAGTATCTTTTCTGCCCTGTGATTCACTTGGTGGTTTATCCTTAGCCTCTTTTTGCACCCAGCAGAAATAACGCAGAACATCTGAGGGTGAGACCAGAGAGGAGAGCGCACTCTTTTTTCCAGAACTCTTAAATatctaaaagaaaacacacacacacacacacacacacacacacacacacacacacacacacacacacacacacacacacacaaatcagacacCACTGCTGGATGCTCACTCTCAGTATCCTAGTACTGTGAGATGTCTTTCTCGTCCTCACTTTGTATTTTTCCGTCCAGCTGTCGAGCCAGTGGCGTACGAGCTCTCGGAGACGTCTCAGCGGCTcggtgtgtttttgtgcctcACGCCCCAGGAACTCCAGCTGAGGATGAAGCCACTGCTGAGCGTCGTCCACTCCCAGAGCCTGCAGcatacacactgctacacctcTACACCAACAGGAAGTCAACATCAGAGACATAGAGATTGTCGGGAGAAATTAGgatagtttattttttatgtttattttgctgagcgtgtgtgtgtgagtgagagtgtgtgtgtgtgtcttgtgtttgtgtataatgtgtCTGAGTGttgagtgaagtgtgtgtgtgtgtgtgtgtgtgtgtgtgtgtgtgtgtgtgtatgagtgaatgagtgtgtgtgagagtgtgtgtgagtgacttaCTGTAATCTCAGCTCTCTATCTGCTAGCAGAAGGAGTATCTCCACTGTGATGTCATAGCTGTACGGATTCACAAACACCAAGAAATTCAGCAACTCTATCACAAAGCGTTGCTCCATATctgactgcacacacacacacacacacacacacacacacacacacacacacacacacacacacacacacacacacacacacataaaaaaagttttttaaaaggGTGTTATCATTGATaatgtgatatttttaaatataattctgtgtgtgtgtgtgtgtgtgtgtgtgtgtgtgtgtgtgtgtgtgtgtgtgtgtgtgtgtgtgtgggtaagaTTACCATGTTTTTGTGCAGGCAGGTGTGCAGTGAGTCCAGCAGGctgagtgtgatggtgtgtgtgttgagtgagttgtgtgtgtgcagtgtgatgATGGCTTTGAGGACACACATTTTCTGATCCATAATACAGCGCTTCAGGAAGTCCAGCAACTGAGCACAGAACTCAGTCAGGCTCAGGGACTCGggaatacactacacacacacacacacacacacacacacacacacacacacacacagacacacacacagagagatgttATATGTTTACCTGAGTCACTATCTGACTGAACACATTTACAATAATGAGTAAAGAAATCttattaactgtgtgtgtatgtgtgtgtgtgtgtgtgtgtgtgtgtgtgtgtgtgtaaaacatttaCGAGCAAGTTATACAGattttgcatgtgtttgtgtgtgttgtgtttgtatgggtgtttttctgtgtgaatgtgtgtaggtttgtgtgtgtttttctgcacgagtctgtgtatgttgtgtttgagtgttgagtgaactgtgtgtgtatgttgtatgtatATGAGTGTATTTTTGCATGAGTGTGTCAAGTGTATGATTTGAGTGttgagtgaagtgtgtgtgtgtgtgtgtgtgtgtgtgtgtgtgtgtgtgtgtgtgtgtgtgtgtgtgtgtgtgtgtgtgtgtgtgtgtgtgtgtgtgaaatgtgactCACCCCTGGCTCGGGGTACAAGCTGTGAAACCACTCCTGCTGCAGGAACTGGTTTAGGAAGTCAGGTAGCACTGGTGTAGGCGTGGGTATGGGAGGGGGTGGGGCCAGTGTGGGTGGGGTAGTGGGTGTGGTAGTGGGTGTGGGAGGTGGAGGTAGTGTTTTAATAGGTGGGAGGGGCTTAAGTGGCTGTATGAAGATTATTAAAAGAAGAATTAATCACAGTTAAAAGCttaacattacagtaaatataatcacacacacacacacacacacacacacgcacacacacacacacatcagtgtgtaACACCTTCAAAGTGTATTTTGGTTTCTCTGCTGATTGACTCTCAGGGGGCGGAGTCACAGGAGGGGGCGGGGTTGGGCTTTCAGGTTCGGGTGAGGTTTCTATGAGATGTAAGACTGAGTTCATGTTAAAGtcgtcatcttcatcttcatcttcatccaaacacagcacatcatCCGCTTTCCTCtgtccccaacacacacacacacacacacacacacacacaaaatacacaaacacataaacaaacacaaacaaaaacacaaacactttaaaaagctttatattaataatatttaattaatcagATAAAATATAGAGAGACTTGTCTTATTTGTTCTTTTCGTTATTCttaaattttacattattttttactgCTGTGTATacaattttgaaataaataaataaataaataaataaataaataaataaaattaaaataaaatctgtattttttttttgtatttttttttatcattcataTAAAAAGAGAATGATAAAGTTTGTCACTTCTAGCCTGTGTCACTGGACAGCTGGTCTGTTATCGTCGCTCACCTTCTCCTCCTGCTcggtgtcttgtgtgtgttccCGGAGTGTCCATGGTCTTGAGGGAATGGCGTTCTCCAGCACCTCCTCAGGCCAGATCTGACCGACCAGCACCGAGTTCGGGACGAAGCCGAGCGAGGCCGTAACGGGGCGAGACGGGACGCCTTCCTGCTCCGTCGGTGCAAAGATTCCACCAGtacaaatatagaaataatgATGATACTAAATAAAACACTCAACATCATACGTCAcactttttatccttttatagtTCTGTGAGTCaacttcctgttcctgttctcgcttacgttatagcagctataaacactccTTCCCTCAGCAGGTGCTCTTTATTCTCCCTCTTAATGTTAATAaggcgggaaaaaaaaaaaagaggttgcCACGGAAAccagaaagaagagaaaattcTCCTGTCCTGAACATGTCGGAAAACTTCAAGCCACAGCACGGAAACCGTACACGCCTTCAATTGTTATTGTTCGTGAATgcgctgttgctatagaaaccataacgtATCAGAAAGAACGTGTTAATATAAAGCAGTCAGAGCCCCagactgaccaatcagaatccaggatTCAGTATCACTGTATGTTCCACCCATGTGctcagtgtaatgtgtgtgtaacctgCATGATGTGTGTTGAGTCAGGTTTCTTAGCTAAGCTCCAGTTTGGGAAGAAGCCTTCTCGCAGTGTTGGAGGGGTCAAAGGTCGCAGTTCGGGGGGTTTCGGAGGGAACAGAGCAGCGTGCAGGTCGAACGGATCTTCATCAGGgatctaaacaaaacacaccacgGTACAGTCTGAGAATTTACATGACATTTTATATCGATTCATAGATTAAATGTATATAGTACCTTGTGTGTAGGATGATCCTAcagaggttttgtgtgtgtgtgtgtgtgtgtgtgtgtacactaatCTGTAGTGGTGGTGTGTACAGGAGTTGGATATAGCGGTTAAAAGCCTCTCTCCTGGAGTGTGTAGTGCTCCTCGGTTtccttctgctg
Encoded proteins:
- the wdr97 gene encoding WD repeat-containing protein 97 isoform X1 — its product is MALYSHIADEETALEEWMELQQERGEKPRARKQLDQGKNRFLVMLGLHTGHVSVLQMHSGHVQYKVSAHNGQNITSIQAYPDSNCLLTAGEDNSVLLWRVFPYTEDCLSVQTRVFCAHTPVCVSLLDSLLAIGIQQQHSATYSLVQIDLHTHTRSDHPPEHDHFSAITGLCVCPNLRVFASCSLDGTLRLWDEENRLLRALELNAEPECVQFSGRGGELLLGIRGDVYRIHCTPLLPPEFQTQLLFNEDLYELVPDQPIACTISKSCEEREAEEEYLEKQDQTKDPDLECLREQNRDLCSLQNGNTHSRRKPRSTTHSRREAFNRYIQLLYTPPLQISIPDEDPFDLHAALFPPKPPELRPLTPPTLREGFFPNWSLAKKPDSTHIMQEGVPSRPVTASLGFVPNSVLVGQIWPEEVLENAIPSRPWTLREHTQDTEQEEKRKADDVLCLDEDEDEDDDFNMNSVLHLIETSPEPESPTPPPPVTPPPESQSAEKPKYTLKPLKPLPPIKTLPPPPTPTTTPTTPPTLAPPPPIPTPTPVLPDFLNQFLQQEWFHSLYPEPGCIPESLSLTEFCAQLLDFLKRCIMDQKMCVLKAIITLHTHNSLNTHTITLSLLDSLHTCLHKNMSDMEQRFVIELLNFLVFVNPYSYDITVEILLLLADRELRLQGVAVCMLQALGVDDAQQWLHPQLEFLGREAQKHTEPLRRLRELVRHWLDSWTEKYKIFKSSGKKSALSSLVSPSDVLRYFCWVQKEAKDKPPSESQGRKDTVVQETHTYRWKALHRLGETNSMTRVREPQGLWLPPLISRPSLSGFTRLLSLPLPRVTASSFPFSLEAHCLKEMPPHRYFLLERSYVQFYR
- the si:ch73-174h16.4 gene encoding leucine-rich repeat-containing protein 14, whose amino-acid sequence is MVVSLVCLCAREVVSDHSLSAAWLSCVPRELYRPLLDAALARCRPLTIGELVQRWPERTLSFRGPRKRDYQPPNRLCVQALLLAVVRGFSDQRCRLQLLDLCGLQSEDGHSDDAMGGWSLTVALCSTLIQARNATSRSRRDVREKKKRGMEIERDGVAKRDRAGLKKKEDGVKMDCRDNAAPEQGIPSPEEENVKGVRRRMELQRRRGAQPQEIPSRDDVLVDIRADLFVNARSWERVSSTLKLSGPLRIHCRFLRVEELPASTIASLLHLLPQEELLGVDLRYSSLGMSGLASLLPRLAWFPRLGSLRLHYCNLDMLRARPGQQEALQEVSRGLGGLKKLRRLSLTALRLPGHLRLLLSSLSEPLESLELPYLSLTSGDMAYLSRSPHASSLTELDLSENRLDESSLHSLRYLLARAEHCLTRLSLCGCGLSDGPLGQLLPALGQCHALRSLRLALNALSRAALVELARTAAGIGSLRLLLYPNPLEEYEPGLPPLPSSAQLLDWPLIEESHVKEVTLMQLNEVLRAKGRTQDLLMTSDLMKYSTDLAMDD
- the wdr97 gene encoding WD repeat-containing protein 97 isoform X2, which encodes MALYSHIADEETALEEWMELQQERGEKPRARKQLDQGKNRFLVMLGLHTGHVSVLQMHSGHVQYKVSAHNGQNITSIQAYPDSNCLLTAGEDNSVLLWRVFPYTEDCLSVQTRVFCAHTPVCVSLLDSLLAIGIQQQHSATYSLVQIDLHTHTRSDHPPEHDHFSAITGLCVCPNLRVFASCSLDGTLRLWDEENRLLRALELNAEPECVQFSGRGGELLLGIRGDVYRIHCTPLLPPEFQTQLLFNEDLYELVPDQPIACTISKSCEEREAEEEYLEKQDQTKDPDLECLREQNRDLCSLQNGNTHSRRKPRSTTHSRREAFNRYIQLLYTPPLQISIPDEDPFDLHAALFPPKPPELRPLTPPTLREGFFPNWSLAKKPDSTHIMQEGVPSRPVTASLGFVPNSVLVGQIWPEEVLENAIPSRPWTLREHTQDTEQEEKRKADDVLCLDEDEDEDDDFNMNSVLHLIETSPEPESPTPPPPVTPPPESQSAEKPKYTLKCIPESLSLTEFCAQLLDFLKRCIMDQKMCVLKAIITLHTHNSLNTHTITLSLLDSLHTCLHKNMSDMEQRFVIELLNFLVFVNPYSYDITVEILLLLADRELRLQGVAVCMLQALGVDDAQQWLHPQLEFLGREAQKHTEPLRRLRELVRHWLDSWTEKYKIFKSSGKKSALSSLVSPSDVLRYFCWVQKEAKDKPPSESQGRKDTVVQETHTYRWKALHRLGETNSMTRVREPQGLWLPPLISRPSLSGFTRLLSLPLPRVTASSFPFSLEAHCLKEMPPHRYFLLERSYVQFYR